One genomic segment of Clostridiales bacterium includes these proteins:
- a CDS encoding DNA-3-methyladenine glycosylase I: MKARCKWAGDDPIYIEYHDKEWGVPVHDDIKHFELIILEGAQAGLSWITILKRRENYRRAFDNFDLEKVARYNQDKINDLLSDRGIIRNRRKIEAAVANAKAFIKIQQEFGSFDKFIWRFVSGKQKQNNFRDLSEVPAKSDESDKMSMELKKRGFRFVGSTICYAYMQSAGLVNDHVLDCFRHDEVQMGN, from the coding sequence TTGAAAGCAAGGTGCAAATGGGCAGGAGATGACCCGATATATATCGAATACCACGATAAGGAATGGGGAGTACCTGTCCACGATGATATAAAACATTTTGAGCTTATTATACTTGAAGGAGCGCAGGCAGGACTAAGCTGGATTACCATACTCAAAAGGAGAGAGAATTATAGGAGGGCATTTGATAATTTTGATCTAGAGAAAGTCGCAAGATATAATCAGGATAAGATAAATGATCTTTTATCGGATAGAGGGATTATAAGAAACAGGAGAAAAATTGAAGCAGCAGTCGCAAATGCAAAGGCATTTATTAAAATACAGCAGGAGTTTGGAAGTTTTGATAAATTTATATGGAGGTTCGTCTCTGGAAAACAGAAACAGAATAATTTCAGGGATTTGAGCGAAGTACCCGCAAAAAGTGATGAATCTGATAAGATGAGCATGGAGCTTAAAAAAAGAGGCTTTAGATTTGTCGGCTCAACAATATGTTATGCATATATGCAATCGGCAGGTTTGGTAAACGACCACGTTTTAGATTGCTTCAGGCATGACGAGGTTCAGATGGGAAACTAA
- the helD gene encoding RNA polymerase recycling motor HelD, which produces MPAAKHPDYKEELERLKYTLHYVEKSLDASAEEKLHMDEDVAKRRRHFDSADSESYIGLMVNTMLQDRINLRIKNLKMAGKRPYFARIDFKEDGKDVPEKLYIGKMVLIRDEDQELIIVDWRAPVANLYYEARLGEAAYTCPDGKIKGRLSLKRQFSIDEGRLNEIFDIDITTNDEFLQTYLGANADNRLKDIVSTIQVEQNRIIRADMWKPLIVQGAAGSGKTTIALHRIAYLIYTYEKRFNPENFMIIAPNRLFLNYISGVLPELGVEKVKQTTFQDFAMELIGGKFKIRDSNEKLVLFVNGKDREYNEIIKKDSELKSSIVFKNILDDYLSIIEKDFIPHEDFKILQNVIFKYEEINRLFLVDYKHEPFMKRVKEIKKHLTNALKRKKDSLVQKFQDQCDFIVENLKFTMEDCAERHELIVNAIDYKNESIKNLETISKKAVKEYIAGISKANPFKYYKSFITDGELFGRLCSKWVDEKYIEPIRKYSEDIIRSGSIEIEDLAPIIYIKFRIYGMDEKIPVKHIVVDEAQDFSVFQFYVIRNIIKDSSFTILGDLCQGIHSYRGVKDWNDVIKYAFENRECQLLNLEQSYRTTVEIMDAANKVLSRIKDKNLPPGRPVIRHGEKVGIIKRETVEETALDIESKVKSLREDNYKSIAVICKTMNECEDIFGLLKKIKDGPYIIKGTEKQYKGGFVIVPSYLSKGLEFDAVMIVNADDDVYKENELDAKLLYVAMTRPLHKLYIYHRRRLSHLLKDV; this is translated from the coding sequence TTGCCTGCGGCAAAGCATCCGGACTATAAAGAGGAACTTGAAAGGTTAAAGTATACACTGCATTATGTGGAAAAGAGCCTTGATGCGTCAGCAGAGGAAAAGCTGCACATGGATGAGGATGTTGCGAAAAGAAGAAGGCACTTTGATTCTGCGGACAGCGAAAGTTATATAGGCCTTATGGTCAATACAATGCTTCAGGATAGAATCAATCTGAGGATTAAAAATTTAAAGATGGCCGGAAAGAGGCCTTATTTTGCGAGAATAGACTTTAAAGAAGACGGAAAGGATGTTCCCGAGAAATTATATATAGGCAAGATGGTGCTTATTCGCGATGAAGATCAGGAGCTTATCATCGTCGACTGGCGCGCACCTGTTGCAAATCTTTATTATGAGGCAAGGCTGGGCGAGGCGGCGTACACCTGCCCTGACGGAAAGATAAAGGGGCGGCTTTCCTTAAAGAGGCAATTTTCTATTGATGAAGGCAGGCTAAATGAGATATTTGATATAGATATAACGACTAATGATGAATTTCTGCAAACCTACCTCGGAGCAAATGCCGACAATCGCCTCAAGGATATTGTATCGACAATTCAGGTGGAGCAGAACAGGATAATCAGGGCGGACATGTGGAAACCTCTGATCGTACAGGGTGCTGCAGGCAGCGGCAAGACTACGATAGCCCTTCACCGTATTGCATATCTTATATATACTTACGAAAAAAGGTTTAATCCTGAAAATTTCATGATAATAGCTCCGAACAGATTGTTTTTAAACTATATATCCGGCGTGCTTCCCGAGCTCGGCGTTGAAAAGGTAAAGCAGACGACATTTCAGGACTTTGCCATGGAGCTTATAGGCGGCAAGTTTAAAATAAGGGACAGCAATGAAAAGCTTGTATTATTTGTGAATGGGAAAGACAGGGAATATAATGAAATAATCAAGAAGGATTCGGAGCTTAAGTCTTCCATAGTTTTTAAAAACATACTTGATGATTACCTTTCCATAATTGAGAAGGATTTTATACCCCATGAGGATTTTAAGATATTGCAGAATGTCATATTCAAATATGAAGAAATAAACAGATTGTTTTTGGTGGATTACAAGCATGAACCCTTTATGAAGAGGGTCAAAGAGATTAAAAAGCACCTTACCAATGCATTGAAACGGAAAAAAGATTCGCTTGTTCAAAAATTTCAGGATCAGTGCGATTTTATAGTCGAAAACCTTAAATTCACGATGGAGGACTGTGCGGAAAGGCATGAACTCATTGTAAATGCGATAGATTATAAGAATGAATCCATAAAAAATCTGGAGACCATATCAAAAAAAGCCGTTAAGGAATATATAGCCGGTATATCGAAAGCAAATCCATTCAAATATTATAAGAGTTTCATAACGGACGGGGAGCTTTTCGGCAGGTTGTGCTCAAAATGGGTGGATGAAAAATATATAGAACCGATAAGAAAGTACAGCGAAGATATAATAAGATCCGGCTCAATCGAAATCGAGGATCTTGCGCCTATAATATATATTAAATTCAGGATATATGGCATGGACGAAAAAATTCCTGTCAAGCATATAGTGGTGGATGAGGCGCAGGATTTCAGCGTATTTCAGTTCTATGTAATAAGAAATATAATAAAGGACAGCTCCTTTACTATCCTCGGTGATTTATGCCAGGGAATACACAGCTACCGCGGTGTGAAGGACTGGAATGATGTTATCAAGTATGCATTTGAAAACAGAGAATGCCAGCTTTTGAACCTGGAGCAGAGTTACAGGACGACAGTCGAAATCATGGATGCTGCAAATAAGGTGTTAAGCCGCATCAAGGATAAAAATCTCCCTCCCGGAAGGCCTGTAATAAGGCATGGAGAAAAAGTCGGGATTATTAAAAGGGAAACAGTTGAAGAAACTGCTTTGGATATAGAATCGAAGGTTAAAAGTTTAAGGGAAGATAATTATAAGTCCATTGCTGTAATATGCAAGACTATGAATGAATGCGAGGACATATTCGGACTTTTAAAAAAGATTAAAGATGGTCCGTATATCATAAAAGGTACTGAAAAGCAATACAAGGGAGGGTTTGTAATCGTCCCGTCATACCTTTCAAAGGGTCTGGAGTTCGATGCCGTAATGATTGTAAACGCAGACGATGATGTTTATAAAGAAAATGAGCTGGATGCCAAGCTTTTGTATGTGGCAATGACAAGGCCCCTGCACAAGTTATACATCTATCATCGCCGCAGGTTGTCACATCTGTTGAAGGATGTATGA